From Lentisphaera araneosa HTCC2155, the proteins below share one genomic window:
- a CDS encoding YdeI/OmpD-associated family protein, protein MPEPNPARIISFASPKDLGQWLKKNHHIKSELWVKIFKKNTGIPSVTWDDVVIEILCWGWIDGIKKSIDDKAYLQRITPRKVKSKWSKRNRDHVERLIKDGLMMESGLVHVRAAKADGRWANAYTASEMKVPADFLAALETKPKAKMFFETLTKSSRYLIAYGLTSAKNPETRQRRFEKFLEMLRHNQKPT, encoded by the coding sequence ATGCCAGAGCCCAATCCAGCAAGAATCATAAGCTTTGCCTCCCCGAAAGATCTCGGCCAATGGCTCAAGAAAAATCACCACATCAAAAGCGAACTATGGGTGAAGATATTCAAGAAAAACACGGGCATCCCGAGTGTAACTTGGGACGATGTAGTTATTGAGATATTATGTTGGGGCTGGATTGATGGCATCAAGAAGTCAATTGATGATAAAGCCTATCTTCAGCGAATTACGCCAAGAAAAGTAAAAAGTAAATGGTCGAAACGAAACAGAGATCATGTTGAGCGTTTAATCAAAGATGGGCTAATGATGGAGTCAGGACTCGTGCACGTTCGAGCGGCTAAAGCAGACGGTCGTTGGGCGAATGCTTATACGGCAAGTGAAATGAAAGTGCCCGCCGATTTCCTCGCAGCACTCGAGACTAAGCCTAAGGCGAAAATGTTTTTTGAAACACTCACGAAATCGAGTCGCTATCTTATTGCCTACGGATTAACAAGTGCGAAGAATCCCGAGACAAGGCAGAGACGATTCGAGAAATTTTTAGAAATGCTTCGTCACAATCAAAAGCCGACTTAG